Proteins encoded within one genomic window of Anas platyrhynchos isolate ZD024472 breed Pekin duck chromosome 28, IASCAAS_PekinDuck_T2T, whole genome shotgun sequence:
- the LOC119714031 gene encoding feather keratin Cos2-3-like produces the protein MKDQYKRQLSSLLSHPILSPCPPWEPGASPAQDMSCYNQCLPCRPCGPTPLASSCNEPCVRQCQNSTVVIEPSPVVVTLPGPILSSFPQNTVVGSSTSAAVGSILSCDGVPITSGCCDLSGISSRYCGRRCLPC, from the exons ATGAAGGACCAGTATAAAaggcagctcagctccctgctctcccATCCAATTCTCTCGCCTTGTCCTCCTTGGGAACCAG GTGCCTCTCCAGCCCAAGACATGTCCTGCTACAACCAGTGCCTGCCATGCCGGCCCTGTGGCCCGACTCCACTGGCCAGcagctgcaacgagccctgCGTCAGGCAGTGCCAGAACTCCACCGTTGTCATTGAGCCCTCTCCTGTGGTGGTGACCCTGCctggccccatcctcagctccttccctcagaACACCGTTGTGGGATCCTCCACCTCTGCTGCCgttggcagcatcctcagctgtgACGGAGTCCCCATCACCTCCGGCTGCTGTGACCTCTCTGGCATTTCCAGCCGCTACTGTGGCAGAAGGTGCCTGCCCTGCTAA